The Amycolatopsis sp. DG1A-15b genome contains the following window.
CCCGAAGAACCCCAGGACTTCGGCCCCACCGGGCAGCCGACCGAGATCCCCTACCGGTACAAGCGCTGACAGCCCGGGCCGCGGGTGCGAACCTAGGAGCATGTCCAAAGACCCGAACCCGGACCAGGGGTGGTACTACAACACCCGCACCCACCAGGTCGAGCACCTCGAACGCAGCCGCAGCGTCGACCTGCTCGGCCCGTACCCGGACGAGGCCACCGCCCGGCGCGCCCTCGACATCGCGCGAGAGCGCACCCGGCGGGCCGATGCCGAGGAAGACGACTAAACCGTCAGCTGCGGGCTGAGGACGAACTCCGGGTCCACCTGCGAGACGAGGTCGGCGCCCGCCCAGGCGCGGGCGTTTCGCAGGTGGAACTCGACCGCCTGGCGCTGGTAGCGCGCCCAGTCGCGCTGTTCCGCGTCGACCGCTGCCCGCATCGAACTCAGCGTCTCCAGGTTGCGCGGCTCGAGCTCGGTGATCGGCCGGGCCGCGCCGCGCTCCGCCGCACGCACGTGCCGGGACGCCGACATCCAGCCCAGCAATGCGGAGCCGACCTGGTCCTGCAGGAACTCGACGTCGTCGGCGTCCGTCACCTTGTTGCCCACCACCACGAGCCGCACGCCGAAGTCGCGGGCGTAGTCCGCGTACTGGCGGTACACACCCACGCTCCGGACCGTCGGCTCGCACACCAGGAACGTCACGTCGAACCGGGTGAACAGCCCCGAAGCGAACGCGTCCGCGCCCGCGGTCATGTCCATCACGACGTATTCGCCGTCGACGTCCACCAGGTGGTTCAGCAGCAGCTCCGCCGCTCCCACCTTCGAGTGGTAGCACTTGACGCCGAGGTCGTCCTCGTCGAACTGGCCGGTGACGCCGAGCCGCACACCGCCCAGCTGCCGGAAGCACGCCGAGAACACCGGGTTGTCCTCGAACGGCCGGACCAGCCTCGACCCGCGGCCCGGCGGGGTCGTCTTGATCATCGACGCCGCGTCCGGGATCCGCGGGTTGTCGCCGCGCAGGTAGTCCTTGATCAGCGCCATGTTGTCGCCCAGCGTCGGCCAGGCGAGCGCTTCCTCCTCGGTCGCGCCGAGCGCCACCGCGAGGTGCTGGTTGATGTCGGCGTCGATGGCGAGCACCGGCAAGCCGGCGTCGGCGAGGTACGCGACGAACAACGACGACAACGTGGTCTTGCCGCTGCCGCCCTTGCCGACGAACGCGATCTTCACGGTCGGAATCCCCTTCTGGCAATGATGACGGTTTTCATTTCAACCTCGGCAACGTACACCCGACCGGCCCGCGCCCGATCGGGCGATCAGGAGGCCCGGCTCGGGTTAGGGTTGGGGGGTGCCTCCCCTCGTGATCAGGACACACTCGGCGGGCGGGGACTTCGGCCCCCTGCGTGCCGAGTTTTCGCTGCCGGAGTCGTTCGGGCCCGAGGTGCTGGCCGAGGCGGAGGCGGCGGTGCTGGATCCGCTGGCCAGCGCGGGTCCCCGGGAGGACGCGACGGACCTGCCGCTGGTCACCATCGACCCGCCCGGCGCCAAGGACCTCGACCAGGCGATGGTCGTCGAGAAGACCGCGCACGGCTTCCGCGTGCACTACGCCATCGCCGACCTCGCCGCGTTCGTCCCGCCCGGCGGCGCGCTCGACCGCGAGGCGCGCCAGCGCGGGCAGACGCTCTACCTGCCCGACGGCAACGTCCCGCTGCACCCGCCGGTGCTGTCCGAAGGCGCGGCCAGCCTGTTGCCCGGCGAGGTCCGGCCCGCGGTGCTGTGGACCATCGAGACCGACGACGCCGGCGAGCCGACCGCGACCCGCGTCCGCCGCGCGCTGGTCCGGTCCACCGAGCAGTTCGACTACGAGACGGTGCAGGCCGCGCTCGACGCCGGGAACCCGCACCCGTCGGTGGCCGCGTTGCCCGAGCTGGGCCGGCGGCGGCGCGAACTGGCCGTCCGGCGCGGCGCGGTCGAGCTGCAGCTGCCGGAGCAGGAAATCACCGGTGACCCGGACGGTGGCTGGGTGCTCGCCCGCCGCCCGCGCACCGCCGTCGACGCCTGGAACGCCGAGATCTCGCTGCTCACCGGCATGGCCGCGGCGCGGATCATGCTCGACGCGCGGATCGGCGTCCTGCGCACGCTGCCCGACCCGGAGCCCGAGGCCATCGACTGGCTGCGCCGCTCGGCCGAAGCGCTGGGCATCGTGTGGGCGCCCGAGACGACCGTCTCCGAATTCCTGTCCCGGTTGGACCCCGGGCAGCCGGCGTCGATGGCGCTCTACGCCGACACGACACGGCTGCTGCGCGGCGCGGGCTACACGGCGTTCGACGGCGAGCTGCCGGCGCTGACGACGCACGCGGGCATCGGCGGCGCGTACGCGCACGTCACGGCGCCGATCCGGCGGCTGGTCGACCGGTTCGCCACGGAGATCTGCCTCGCCGTCTCGGCCGGCCGCGAGGTCCCGGAGTGGGTGCGCGCGGCGCTGGCCGACGTCCCGGAGCGGATGAGCGCATCGGACACCCTCGCCGCGAAGGTCGAGCGCGCGTGCATCGACCAGGTCGAGGCGTGGGTGCTGGCCGAGCACGTCGGCGGCGAGTTCAGCGCGGTGGTGCTGCGCGCGGACGAGAACAAGGCGGAGATCCTGGTCGAGGACCCCACGGTGATGGCGAAGTGCGCGGGGGAGCGGCTGACCGCGGGCGAGCGGATCGCGGTCCGGCTGACCGCGGTCGACGTCGACAAGCGGAAGGTGTCGTTCGAACGCGCATGACCTACCTCGTCGACGATCTCGGTGAGCCGGTGCCGCTGTCCGGACCGGCTTCGCGGGTGGTGTCGCTCGTGCCGTCGCTGACCGAAGCGGTCGAGGTCAGCGCACCCGGACGCCTCGCCGGCGCGACGGACTACTGCACGCATCCATCCACTTTGGACGTGCCGCGCGTGGGCGGGTCGAAGTACCCGAAGCTGGACCGGGTGCTCGACCTGGCGCCGGACCTGGTGCTGGCGAACGCGGAGGAGAACCGCCCGGAGGACGTGGAACGCCTGCGCGCCAACGGAATCCCGGTGTGGGTGATGGCCGCGGCGGCTTCGGTGCCCGCCGCGTTGGGCTCGCTGCGCCGGATCCTGACGCAGGCGTACGAGCTCAGCGAGCCGGATTGGCTGGTGGCCGCGGAAGAGGTCTGGCGCGGGGTCCGGCCGGTCCGGTTCCACGCGGTGGTCCCGGTGTGGCGCAAGCCGTGGATCGTCCTGGGCCGCGACACGTTCGCGGGTGACGTCCTGCGCCGCGTCGGCGTGGCGAACGCGTACGCGAACGCGGAGGAGCGCTACCCGCGCCCGGACGT
Protein-coding sequences here:
- a CDS encoding ATP-binding protein, which encodes MKIAFVGKGGSGKTTLSSLFVAYLADAGLPVLAIDADINQHLAVALGATEEEALAWPTLGDNMALIKDYLRGDNPRIPDAASMIKTTPPGRGSRLVRPFEDNPVFSACFRQLGGVRLGVTGQFDEDDLGVKCYHSKVGAAELLLNHLVDVDGEYVVMDMTAGADAFASGLFTRFDVTFLVCEPTVRSVGVYRQYADYARDFGVRLVVVGNKVTDADDVEFLQDQVGSALLGWMSASRHVRAAERGAARPITELEPRNLETLSSMRAAVDAEQRDWARYQRQAVEFHLRNARAWAGADLVSQVDPEFVLSPQLTV
- a CDS encoding RNB domain-containing ribonuclease, which produces MIRTHSAGGDFGPLRAEFSLPESFGPEVLAEAEAAVLDPLASAGPREDATDLPLVTIDPPGAKDLDQAMVVEKTAHGFRVHYAIADLAAFVPPGGALDREARQRGQTLYLPDGNVPLHPPVLSEGAASLLPGEVRPAVLWTIETDDAGEPTATRVRRALVRSTEQFDYETVQAALDAGNPHPSVAALPELGRRRRELAVRRGAVELQLPEQEITGDPDGGWVLARRPRTAVDAWNAEISLLTGMAAARIMLDARIGVLRTLPDPEPEAIDWLRRSAEALGIVWAPETTVSEFLSRLDPGQPASMALYADTTRLLRGAGYTAFDGELPALTTHAGIGGAYAHVTAPIRRLVDRFATEICLAVSAGREVPEWVRAALADVPERMSASDTLAAKVERACIDQVEAWVLAEHVGGEFSAVVLRADENKAEILVEDPTVMAKCAGERLTAGERIAVRLTAVDVDKRKVSFERA
- a CDS encoding helical backbone metal receptor yields the protein MTYLVDDLGEPVPLSGPASRVVSLVPSLTEAVEVSAPGRLAGATDYCTHPSTLDVPRVGGSKYPKLDRVLDLAPDLVLANAEENRPEDVERLRANGIPVWVMAAAASVPAALGSLRRILTQAYELSEPDWLVAAEEVWRGVRPVRFHAVVPVWRKPWIVLGRDTFAGDVLRRVGVANAYANAEERYPRPDVEELRARFAADADLLVLPDEPYAFTEEDGPDHFPDARYLLVSGRYLTWYGPSLVDAHAALTEALAGL